One Trichocoleus desertorum ATA4-8-CV12 DNA window includes the following coding sequences:
- a CDS encoding caspase family protein: MGLKRRAFLQQAGLTLAALGMSDAGLLRLSDRYSQALAAPTARKLALLVGINQYPDSLYHRTATRSSALAGCVTDVELQRELLMHRFGFSDRDILTLTDRQATRQAIESAFLEHLTEQARPGDVVVFHFSGYGGRVQADNSAETVQSSLVPADAIVLTNQGEDTVNDLLEETLLLLLRSLATDRVTTILDTSYLYPGSSLQGNLRLRAKPKPKLGKPSPDELAFQEQLLSRIQASREQVGVQRRSGQVPGVVLAAASLDELTSATTLDSAQAQAFETQWGSFSAGLLTYALTQHLWSMSPATTVQVSFKRAAASIAQWVGKEQPTLTGLQSRDQALLTYSVAPSDRFGAEGIVTSVDDDGRAGELWLGGLFSPGLEAYGLNAVLSVVSPSSFTDLAAPPTQIESSAIASGISKPASALETATPASASETATKAQPVQVQIYARNGLTAKARIANVGDAAANLKLQVGQLVQETVRVIPRNLNLAIALDSTLERIERVDATSAFSATPYITVVTAGEQTADTLLGRVNETSRSTTTTATAEIATTEASISRSSDFSAAPRGYGLFSVSRELIPDSLGEGGEAVKSAIQRLLPHFKTRLAAKLLRLTANEAASHLGVKAVLELVTPEPAILLSRSTLRAQSISFSQRTTPAPLNELGVPTLPIGSQIRYQVSNYSDRPIYVVALSLDSSGSLIALYSSQATPPTEDGETKSILKQEAIAPGEALSVPQVKNSLQWTVRGPAGFAETHLIFSDAPFSQTLATLEAAMRPMGGIQRLGAPANPLEVAHALLQDLHQASVVPTQTLNIPTDVWALDMNHWATLSFLYQVVEQPNKQL; this comes from the coding sequence ATGGGATTGAAGCGACGAGCCTTTTTGCAACAAGCTGGCTTAACCTTAGCAGCCTTAGGCATGAGTGATGCGGGGTTGTTGCGACTGAGCGATCGCTACTCTCAAGCTTTGGCGGCACCCACCGCCCGAAAGTTAGCCTTACTGGTAGGCATTAACCAATATCCGGACAGTCTGTATCACCGAACTGCCACTCGCAGCTCAGCCTTAGCGGGATGTGTGACCGACGTTGAGTTGCAGCGAGAGTTGTTGATGCATCGGTTTGGGTTTAGCGATCGCGACATCCTGACGCTGACCGATCGCCAAGCTACTCGCCAAGCCATTGAGTCCGCTTTTCTAGAGCATCTGACCGAGCAAGCACGTCCAGGAGATGTCGTGGTGTTCCATTTCAGCGGCTATGGAGGCCGAGTCCAGGCAGATAACTCAGCGGAAACGGTGCAGAGTAGCTTAGTTCCGGCTGATGCGATCGTATTGACCAACCAGGGCGAGGACACCGTCAACGACTTACTAGAAGAAACCCTGCTGTTGCTGCTGCGATCGCTGGCTACTGACCGAGTGACCACAATCTTAGATACTAGCTATCTTTACCCCGGTAGTTCCTTACAAGGCAACTTACGGCTGCGAGCCAAACCCAAACCTAAATTGGGCAAACCCAGCCCAGATGAACTGGCATTTCAGGAGCAACTCTTAAGCCGTATTCAGGCATCGCGAGAACAAGTGGGCGTGCAACGGCGCTCTGGTCAAGTTCCTGGGGTGGTTTTGGCAGCGGCCAGTTTAGATGAATTAACCAGTGCTACGACCCTTGATTCTGCTCAAGCGCAAGCCTTTGAAACCCAGTGGGGTAGCTTTAGTGCGGGGCTACTAACTTATGCCTTGACCCAACATCTCTGGTCGATGTCTCCCGCTACCACTGTTCAAGTCAGCTTCAAGCGGGCTGCCGCCAGTATTGCTCAATGGGTAGGCAAAGAACAGCCAACTCTGACGGGGTTGCAAAGCCGAGATCAAGCTTTACTCACCTACTCTGTAGCGCCCAGCGATCGCTTTGGAGCCGAAGGGATTGTGACCAGCGTGGATGACGATGGTAGAGCAGGTGAGCTTTGGCTGGGTGGTTTGTTTAGCCCTGGTCTGGAAGCTTACGGTTTGAATGCTGTGCTAAGCGTCGTCTCACCGTCCAGTTTCACAGATTTAGCAGCTCCCCCTACCCAGATTGAGTCAAGCGCGATCGCCTCTGGCATCTCTAAACCTGCTAGCGCCTTGGAAACTGCCACACCTGCTAGCGCCTCGGAAACTGCCACTAAAGCTCAACCCGTACAAGTGCAGATTTATGCTCGGAATGGCCTGACTGCGAAAGCTCGAATTGCCAATGTGGGGGATGCGGCGGCAAATCTCAAGCTCCAAGTTGGGCAACTGGTACAAGAAACCGTCCGGGTGATCCCACGCAATCTGAATTTAGCGATCGCCTTAGACTCAACTTTAGAGCGGATCGAACGAGTGGATGCGACCAGTGCTTTTTCCGCCACACCTTATATCACCGTGGTCACGGCAGGAGAGCAAACTGCGGACACATTGTTGGGTCGGGTTAACGAAACCAGTCGTTCCACTACTACTACGGCAACGGCTGAGATAGCCACAACCGAGGCCAGCATCAGTCGCAGCAGTGACTTCAGCGCCGCTCCACGCGGCTATGGTTTGTTTTCAGTCAGTCGGGAATTAATTCCAGACAGCTTAGGAGAAGGTGGAGAAGCGGTCAAGTCAGCGATTCAGCGGCTGTTGCCTCACTTCAAAACGCGCTTGGCTGCTAAGCTGCTGCGACTCACTGCTAACGAAGCAGCGTCACACTTGGGCGTTAAAGCGGTTTTAGAACTCGTCACGCCTGAACCTGCGATTCTGCTCAGCCGATCCACGCTGCGGGCACAGAGCATTTCCTTTAGCCAGCGGACGACTCCAGCCCCACTCAATGAGTTAGGCGTTCCTACTCTGCCGATAGGTAGCCAAATTCGTTACCAAGTTTCTAACTATAGCGATCGCCCAATTTATGTCGTAGCTCTAAGTTTGGACAGCAGTGGTAGCCTGATTGCGCTTTACTCTAGCCAAGCCACCCCTCCCACTGAAGATGGCGAAACTAAATCTATTTTGAAGCAGGAAGCGATCGCGCCTGGGGAAGCGCTGAGCGTCCCACAAGTGAAAAACTCTCTCCAGTGGACCGTCAGAGGGCCAGCGGGCTTTGCCGAAACTCATCTCATATTTAGTGATGCGCCTTTTAGCCAAACTTTAGCGACCTTGGAAGCTGCAATGCGACCTATGGGGGGAATACAGCGATTGGGTGCTCCTGCCAACCCGCTAGAAGTTGCCCACGCTCTTTTGCAAGATTTGCATCAAGCGAGTGTGGTGCCCACGCAGACCCTCAACATTCCAACTGATGTGTGGGCCTTAGATATGAATCATTGGGCGACACTCAGCTTTTTGTATCAAGTCGTCGAACAGCCGAATAAGCAATTGTGA
- a CDS encoding amino acid ABC transporter substrate-binding protein: MRQWHSFIMATVLLGLSLAGCSQQQRQSQLDTIISRGNVVCGVSGELPGFSFVGQDGKYSGLDVDVCRAIAAALFDNPDAVEFRNLNAKERFTAVQTGEVDVLSRNTTWTMSRDTSVGLEFAPVVFYDGQGVMVKQNGGIKSLADLKGRSICTQTGTTNEQNLADEMRKRNISYTPVVFEDVNIVFATYQEGRCDAVTSDRSQLLSRRSALPKPEEHVILTDVVSKEPLAPAVAAGDAKWNDAVRWAIYTLINAEEMGINSKNVTQLASSSKDPGIRRFLGVEGNLGEGAGLPNDFTVRIIKHVGNYGEIYDRNLGPKTKLNLPRGQNQLWNQGGLLYAPPFR; the protein is encoded by the coding sequence ATGCGTCAATGGCATTCTTTCATCATGGCAACCGTGTTGCTGGGACTATCCTTAGCAGGGTGTAGTCAACAGCAGCGGCAAAGCCAACTAGACACCATCATTAGTCGTGGCAATGTGGTTTGTGGTGTCAGTGGCGAACTACCAGGATTTAGTTTTGTAGGGCAAGATGGCAAATATTCGGGACTCGATGTAGATGTGTGCCGAGCGATCGCCGCTGCTCTGTTCGATAACCCGGACGCCGTAGAATTCCGCAACCTCAACGCTAAAGAACGCTTTACCGCCGTACAGACAGGCGAAGTCGATGTGCTCAGCCGCAACACCACCTGGACGATGAGCCGCGATACTTCCGTCGGTCTGGAATTTGCCCCAGTGGTCTTTTACGACGGGCAAGGGGTGATGGTGAAACAGAATGGCGGCATCAAATCCTTGGCTGACCTGAAAGGCCGCTCCATCTGCACCCAAACGGGCACCACCAACGAGCAGAACTTGGCCGACGAAATGCGGAAGCGCAACATCAGCTACACTCCGGTGGTGTTTGAAGATGTCAATATCGTGTTTGCGACCTATCAAGAGGGCCGTTGTGATGCGGTGACATCCGATCGCTCGCAGTTACTTTCCCGGCGTAGCGCCTTACCCAAGCCCGAAGAGCATGTGATTTTAACTGATGTAGTTTCCAAAGAACCTTTAGCTCCCGCTGTCGCTGCTGGAGATGCCAAGTGGAATGATGCGGTGCGCTGGGCGATCTACACCTTGATCAATGCCGAAGAAATGGGGATTAACTCTAAAAACGTCACACAACTCGCTAGCAGCAGCAAAGATCCGGGGATACGTCGCTTCTTAGGCGTAGAAGGCAACTTAGGGGAAGGTGCAGGCTTACCCAATGATTTCACCGTGCGAATCATTAAGCATGTGGGCAACTATGGCGAGATTTACGATCGCAACTTAGGGCCAAAAACTAAATTGAACTTGCCGCGCGGCCAAAACCAATTGTGGAATCAGGGGGGACTGCTCTACGCACCCCCGTTTAGATAA
- a CDS encoding ABC transporter permease subunit (The N-terminal region of this protein, as described by TIGR01726, is a three transmembrane segment that identifies a subfamily of ABC transporter permease subunits, which specificities that include histidine, arginine, glutamine, glutamate, L-cystine (sic), the opines (in Agrobacterium) octopine and nopaline, etc.): MKTQGSIPLWRDARFWWVVGQVLVVLLTAIAIAIFWSNLSHNLQQLGIQFGFGFLNSQAAFDIGETPISYLPSDNYARALQVGLANSLRVTVFGIVLATVVGVTAGIARLSDNWLVRQLALVYVETLRNTPLLLQLFFWYFAVFLGFPRLPAHIQLPGPIYLTQQTVALPWFHTTRDTNIWLLMLGANLVLVWAWHWWDSRAAAPALPLLLKLLSTLVLTVAIALSVLESEFLRWDAPRIVEANITGGLQLSPEFGALLVGLSLYTATFIAEIVRGGVQSVSQGQWEAARALGLKPGYILRLVIFPQALRSIVPSLGNQYLNLAKNSSLAIAIGYPDLYAVASTTYNQTGRAVEVMVLISVTYLSISLVISSLINWYNRTVQLVER; this comes from the coding sequence ATGAAAACACAGGGCTCTATTCCCCTCTGGCGAGATGCTCGGTTTTGGTGGGTCGTCGGGCAGGTGCTAGTTGTACTACTCACTGCGATCGCGATCGCCATTTTCTGGAGCAATCTCAGCCACAACTTACAGCAGTTGGGAATTCAATTTGGCTTTGGCTTTCTCAACTCGCAAGCCGCCTTTGATATTGGCGAAACCCCCATTTCCTACCTGCCCTCCGATAACTATGCCCGTGCCTTACAAGTCGGTCTCGCGAATTCTTTGCGAGTCACCGTTTTTGGCATTGTCTTGGCAACCGTCGTGGGAGTGACTGCTGGCATCGCCCGCCTCTCAGATAATTGGCTAGTGCGGCAACTGGCATTGGTTTATGTGGAAACGCTACGCAATACCCCCTTACTCCTACAACTGTTTTTCTGGTATTTTGCAGTTTTTCTTGGTTTTCCGCGTCTACCTGCCCATATTCAGTTACCAGGACCGATTTATCTAACCCAACAGACTGTAGCCTTACCTTGGTTTCATACCACCCGTGATACAAATATCTGGCTTTTGATGTTGGGGGCTAATTTAGTCTTGGTTTGGGCTTGGCATTGGTGGGATAGTAGAGCCGCTGCTCCCGCTTTGCCCTTGCTGCTGAAATTGTTAAGCACCCTGGTTTTGACAGTTGCGATCGCCCTGAGCGTGCTTGAGAGCGAATTTTTGCGTTGGGATGCCCCCCGCATTGTCGAGGCCAACATTACGGGCGGCTTGCAACTCTCGCCAGAATTTGGCGCTTTGTTGGTGGGCTTAAGTTTATATACCGCCACATTCATTGCTGAAATTGTCCGGGGTGGCGTGCAGTCGGTATCCCAAGGCCAGTGGGAAGCGGCTCGGGCTTTGGGCTTAAAACCTGGCTATATTCTGCGCCTCGTGATTTTTCCGCAAGCACTGCGATCGATCGTGCCTTCCTTAGGCAACCAATACCTCAATCTTGCTAAAAACTCCAGCTTGGCGATCGCGATTGGCTATCCTGACCTGTACGCGGTGGCTTCTACCACCTACAACCAGACGGGTCGAGCGGTGGAAGTCATGGTATTGATCTCAGTGACTTATCTTTCTATCAGCCTGGTTATTTCTAGCTTGATTAATTGGTATAACCGCACAGTGCAGTTGGTGGAGCGCTAA
- a CDS encoding amino acid ABC transporter permease, whose product MTLDDAPPPALSITPWHWLRRNLFNTWYNSLLTLVCLWLLFQVLQAVLGWVFTQAQWTVVQTNLRLFFIGRYPPNLAWRIWLVLGTVVGLAGLSWGSLAPPRSPWFKRGVSIVTAIALGVAILLPLPLPPRLWLGAIVLLLFGSFGLGKRFATLLKPQLVWAWLGAFPILLWLIGGGLGLRSVSTNLWNGLLLTMLLATTSIVLAFPFSVLLALGRQSNLPVVRWFCTLFVEIVRGLPLIGILFLAQVMLPLILPVELRLDRLLRAIAGLVLFNAAYLAENVRAGLQAVPRGQSEAARALGLNPLLVLWLIVLPQALRVVIPAIVGQFISLFKDTSLLSIFALVELTGIARSVLAQPQFLGRYAEVYLFVGLIYWVFCYSMSIASRRLERHLGIGHKRT is encoded by the coding sequence ATGACGCTAGATGACGCTCCCCCACCCGCTTTATCGATTACCCCGTGGCACTGGCTACGTCGCAATTTATTCAACACTTGGTACAACAGCCTGCTGACGCTGGTTTGTCTGTGGCTGCTCTTCCAAGTGTTGCAAGCGGTTCTGGGATGGGTGTTTACGCAAGCTCAGTGGACGGTGGTGCAAACCAACTTGCGCCTCTTCTTCATTGGTCGCTATCCACCCAACTTAGCTTGGCGAATATGGCTTGTGTTGGGGACTGTAGTTGGTTTAGCAGGACTTTCTTGGGGCAGCTTGGCACCCCCGCGATCGCCTTGGTTCAAGCGAGGAGTCAGCATCGTTACAGCGATCGCCTTAGGAGTGGCTATACTCTTGCCCTTGCCACTACCACCCCGCCTTTGGTTAGGCGCGATCGTCCTACTCCTATTTGGCAGCTTTGGCTTAGGAAAACGCTTTGCAACTCTACTGAAACCTCAGCTAGTTTGGGCTTGGCTGGGCGCTTTTCCTATACTGCTGTGGCTAATTGGCGGCGGGCTAGGACTGCGATCGGTCAGTACAAATCTCTGGAATGGTCTGTTGCTGACGATGTTGCTGGCAACCACCAGTATTGTACTAGCGTTTCCCTTTAGTGTGTTGCTAGCACTAGGGCGGCAGAGCAATTTACCTGTGGTGCGCTGGTTTTGCACCCTTTTTGTAGAAATCGTGCGCGGCCTACCCTTGATCGGCATTCTGTTTCTAGCGCAGGTAATGTTGCCGCTGATCTTGCCTGTGGAGTTACGGCTAGACCGATTGTTACGAGCGATCGCGGGTCTGGTGCTATTTAACGCGGCTTACCTGGCAGAGAATGTCCGGGCGGGTCTGCAAGCCGTACCCAGAGGTCAAAGCGAAGCTGCTCGTGCTTTGGGACTCAACCCACTATTGGTATTGTGGCTGATCGTGTTACCCCAAGCCTTACGGGTAGTAATTCCGGCGATCGTCGGTCAGTTTATTTCCCTGTTTAAGGACACCTCGCTGCTCTCAATCTTTGCCCTGGTAGAACTCACCGGAATTGCGCGATCGGTTTTGGCTCAACCACAGTTTTTAGGGCGATACGCCGAGGTATATCTGTTTGTGGGACTCATCTATTGGGTGTTTTGCTATTCCATGTCGATCGCCAGCCGACGCCTAGAGAGACATCTGGGCATCGGCCACAAAAGAACCTAA
- a CDS encoding photosystem I protein PsaX, with product MSTQSKQRNTSRIDKTKAYDGADGPKVTKPAENVMTKETEPSWAFGLALGTVFLAINFFVAAIYFGIINP from the coding sequence ATGAGTACTCAATCCAAGCAACGCAACACCAGCCGCATCGATAAAACCAAAGCTTACGACGGAGCAGACGGTCCTAAAGTTACTAAACCTGCTGAGAACGTGATGACCAAAGAGACCGAGCCTTCTTGGGCCTTTGGTTTAGCACTGGGAACCGTCTTTTTAGCAATAAACTTTTTTGTTGCAGCCATTTACTTCGGCATTATCAACCCTTAG
- a CDS encoding EamA family transporter, with protein sequence MKTAHVHLSDILLTALAPITWGTTYVVATELLPPDHPLLVAALRSLPIGILLIAWLRQLPQGIWWWRILLLGSLNIGLFQALLFIAAYRLPGGVAATAGAIQPLLVVLFSWGILNEKPSKLSITVAIAGFVGVGLLVLGPAARLDSVGIVAAIAGAATMGLGTVLVKRWKRPVSLLVFTAWQLVVGGIVLMPIALVIEGPITHLSVTNLLGFIYLGLVGTGLAYALWFRGIDKLKASAVSYLGLMSPVVATIVGFVVLHQTFTLIQLIGIVIILMSVLIGQRTNQPRQRSFNSFKSQIKN encoded by the coding sequence ATGAAGACAGCCCACGTTCATCTGTCCGATATTTTGCTGACTGCTCTAGCGCCGATAACTTGGGGAACGACTTACGTTGTGGCAACTGAACTCCTACCGCCTGACCATCCGCTATTGGTGGCGGCCTTACGTTCGCTGCCAATTGGTATTCTGCTCATAGCATGGCTGAGACAATTGCCTCAAGGTATTTGGTGGTGGCGCATTTTGCTCTTAGGCAGCCTCAATATCGGACTCTTTCAAGCGCTATTATTTATTGCTGCTTATCGTCTTCCAGGTGGCGTTGCAGCAACCGCAGGCGCGATCCAGCCTCTACTAGTCGTATTGTTTTCCTGGGGAATATTGAATGAAAAACCGTCTAAGCTGTCCATTACGGTAGCGATCGCTGGCTTTGTTGGTGTTGGGTTGCTGGTTCTCGGACCTGCTGCACGCCTTGATAGTGTTGGCATTGTGGCCGCGATTGCTGGAGCTGCAACAATGGGTTTGGGAACGGTACTAGTGAAACGGTGGAAACGCCCAGTTTCTCTACTTGTCTTTACAGCATGGCAGTTAGTCGTTGGAGGAATTGTTCTAATGCCAATTGCCTTAGTAATTGAAGGTCCAATAACTCATCTTTCAGTAACCAACCTGTTAGGCTTTATTTATCTAGGTTTAGTCGGCACTGGACTTGCTTATGCGCTTTGGTTCCGAGGGATTGATAAACTCAAAGCATCGGCTGTTTCCTATCTGGGGTTGATGAGTCCTGTAGTCGCAACAATCGTTGGATTTGTCGTTCTACACCAAACATTTACGCTAATTCAACTGATTGGGATTGTCATCATTCTAATGAGTGTTTTGATCGGACAACGAACTAATCAACCACGTCAACGCTCATTTAATTCTTTCAAATCACAGATCAAAAATTAA
- a CDS encoding MarR family transcriptional regulator produces MNADPVDAVLAQWQKERPDLNVSSMGIIGRIGRLTKHLERALQEIFSDFDLNAGEFDVLATLRRSGQPYQLSPTMLFNTLMISSGTMTHRIDRLEQADLVRRIPDPSDRRGTLIQLTNKGFNVIEKAVEAHVANMNRLLSSLEKAEREVLAQLLRKLLISFEE; encoded by the coding sequence ATGAACGCCGATCCAGTCGATGCAGTTTTGGCTCAATGGCAGAAAGAGCGCCCTGACTTAAACGTGTCATCTATGGGCATCATTGGCAGGATAGGGCGGCTAACCAAACACCTAGAACGAGCGCTTCAGGAGATATTTTCAGACTTTGATTTGAATGCTGGAGAATTTGATGTGTTGGCTACATTGCGCCGCTCGGGTCAGCCGTACCAGCTTTCGCCGACTATGCTATTCAACACCTTGATGATTTCATCCGGTACAATGACGCATCGGATAGATCGCTTAGAACAAGCAGACCTTGTGCGGCGCATTCCCGATCCAAGCGATCGCCGAGGAACGCTAATTCAGTTGACCAACAAAGGTTTCAACGTGATTGAAAAAGCTGTTGAGGCTCATGTTGCCAATATGAATCGTCTCCTTAGCAGTTTAGAAAAAGCGGAACGTGAAGTTCTCGCTCAATTGCTACGTAAGCTGTTAATTTCGTTTGAGGAGTAG
- a CDS encoding type II toxin-antitoxin system YafQ family toxin yields the protein MVLTPKFKRAFRKFVKRNADLQQRIEATLQQMEADVFAPTLGTHKLSGKLDGLQSCSCGYDCRVVFSIEQDTETNSEVLVLIDIGTHDEVY from the coding sequence CTGGTTTTAACCCCCAAATTTAAGCGGGCATTTCGTAAGTTTGTAAAGCGAAATGCTGATCTTCAGCAGCGGATTGAAGCAACTCTTCAACAAATGGAAGCAGACGTATTCGCTCCTACCTTAGGTACTCATAAACTGAGTGGTAAGTTGGATGGTCTGCAATCCTGTTCTTGCGGCTATGACTGTCGTGTAGTTTTCTCCATTGAGCAGGATACGGAAACCAATAGTGAAGTGCTTGTCCTGATAGACATTGGAACCCATGATGAAGTTTATTAA
- a CDS encoding amino acid ABC transporter ATP-binding protein: MIVAEEVHKWYGKFHVLRGASLTVERGEVVVIMGPSGSGKSTFIRTFNALEEYQKGRIAIDGIELSHDLRNIETIRQEVGMVFQQFNLFPHLTVVQNITLAPKWVRKWAKTQAEDVAMQLLERVGILEQAHKYPGQLSGGQQQRVAIARALAMQPKIMLFDEPTSALDPEMVREVLDVMRSLAESGMTMVVVSHEVGFAREVADRIILMDGGALIESGTPTEFFQNPREERTRQFLAQIL, from the coding sequence ATGATTGTGGCGGAAGAGGTACATAAGTGGTACGGCAAGTTTCATGTCTTGCGGGGGGCAAGTCTGACCGTAGAGCGGGGGGAAGTTGTCGTAATTATGGGGCCTTCTGGCTCTGGGAAATCTACCTTTATCCGCACCTTTAATGCGCTCGAAGAGTATCAAAAGGGGCGGATTGCAATAGATGGCATTGAGCTATCCCACGATCTGCGGAATATCGAAACGATTCGGCAGGAAGTAGGGATGGTGTTTCAGCAGTTCAACCTGTTTCCGCATTTGACCGTGGTGCAGAATATTACACTGGCTCCAAAATGGGTGCGGAAGTGGGCCAAAACCCAAGCCGAAGATGTCGCGATGCAGCTACTAGAGCGAGTGGGAATTTTGGAGCAAGCCCACAAGTATCCAGGTCAGCTTTCGGGAGGGCAGCAGCAACGAGTCGCGATCGCCCGTGCCCTAGCCATGCAACCCAAAATCATGCTGTTTGATGAACCCACCTCCGCCCTCGACCCCGAAATGGTGCGCGAAGTGCTGGACGTAATGCGATCGCTGGCCGAATCTGGCATGACGATGGTGGTGGTTAGCCATGAAGTGGGGTTTGCGCGAGAAGTCGCCGATCGCATTATCTTGATGGATGGCGGCGCTTTAATCGAGTCAGGTACCCCCACCGAGTTTTTCCAGAATCCCCGCGAGGAACGCACTCGTCAGTTTTTGGCTCAGATTTTGTAG
- the ribD gene encoding bifunctional diaminohydroxyphosphoribosylaminopyrimidine deaminase/5-amino-6-(5-phosphoribosylamino)uracil reductase RibD: MMQRCLELARRALGRTAPNPLVGAVIVKDGEIIGEGFHPQAGQPHAEVFALREAGDRAQGATLYVNLEPCNHHGRTPPCSEAVVAAGLAKAVVGMVDPNPKVAGGGIARLQAAGIEVVTGVEEAACQELNEAFVHRIRYHQPFGIFKYAMTLDGKIATNSGHSAWITGQAARAEVFQLRAACDAVIVGGNTVRLDNPLLTSRQVDGPHPLRVVMSRTLNLPEQAHLWQTTAAPTLVITEPGVKPEFQALLRQLGVEVVELSPLTPAQVMTHLYDRGFLSVLWECGGTLAAQAIAEGTVQKVLAFIAPKIVGGSTAPSPVGDLGFLTMPEALPLEKLRWRSVGPDLLIEGYLPQSSAKTR, from the coding sequence ATGATGCAGCGCTGCTTAGAACTCGCTCGACGTGCCTTAGGCCGCACTGCTCCCAATCCTTTAGTGGGAGCTGTCATCGTCAAAGATGGAGAAATTATTGGCGAAGGTTTTCATCCTCAGGCAGGCCAACCTCACGCCGAGGTATTTGCCTTACGGGAAGCAGGCGATCGCGCCCAAGGAGCCACCCTTTATGTCAACCTAGAGCCTTGCAACCATCACGGACGAACCCCTCCCTGTTCCGAGGCAGTGGTGGCAGCGGGTCTCGCTAAAGCAGTGGTGGGGATGGTAGACCCCAACCCCAAAGTGGCAGGAGGTGGCATTGCCCGACTCCAAGCCGCAGGCATTGAAGTGGTGACAGGGGTAGAAGAGGCTGCTTGCCAGGAGTTAAATGAAGCTTTTGTGCATCGGATTCGCTACCATCAACCCTTTGGCATTTTCAAATATGCCATGACTTTAGATGGCAAAATTGCCACCAATAGCGGCCACAGTGCCTGGATTACAGGGCAAGCAGCCAGGGCAGAAGTGTTTCAACTGCGAGCCGCTTGTGATGCTGTGATCGTGGGTGGCAATACTGTACGGCTTGACAATCCATTGCTCACCAGCCGTCAAGTTGATGGCCCTCATCCGTTGCGGGTCGTGATGAGCCGCACCCTAAATTTGCCAGAGCAAGCTCATCTGTGGCAAACCACAGCAGCACCTACTTTGGTGATCACAGAGCCGGGAGTGAAGCCTGAGTTCCAAGCATTGCTAAGACAACTAGGAGTAGAGGTAGTAGAGCTGTCCCCGCTTACACCTGCCCAGGTTATGACCCACCTTTACGATCGCGGCTTTTTGTCGGTGTTGTGGGAATGTGGCGGCACCTTGGCTGCTCAAGCGATCGCAGAGGGTACGGTGCAAAAAGTCTTAGCCTTTATTGCTCCCAAGATTGTCGGTGGCAGCACAGCCCCTTCTCCGGTGGGTGACCTAGGCTTCCTCACCATGCCCGAAGCCTTGCCTTTAGAAAAACTGCGCTGGCGATCGGTGGGGCCAGATCTGTTAATAGAAGGGTATCTACCCCAAAGCAGTGCCAAGACTCGGTAG